Proteins encoded within one genomic window of Ovis aries strain OAR_USU_Benz2616 breed Rambouillet chromosome 1, ARS-UI_Ramb_v3.0, whole genome shotgun sequence:
- the LOC105609508 gene encoding eukaryotic translation initiation factor 1A, X-chromosomal-like encodes MPKNKGKGGKNRRRGKNENESKKRELVFKEDGQVIKMLGNGQLEAMCFGGIKRLCHIRGKLRKKVWINTSDILLVGLQDYQDNKADVILKYNADEARNLKAYGELPEYVKINKTEIFDPGDDDEIQFEDIGDDEAIDDI; translated from the coding sequence ATGCCTAAGAACAAAGGTAAAGGAGGTAAAAACAGACGCAGAGGCAAGAATGAGAATGAATCTAAAAAGAGAGAGCTAGTGTTCAAAGAAGATGGGCAAGTAATCAAAATGTTGGGAAACGGACAATTGGAAGCGATGTGTTTTGGTGGTATTAAGAGATTGTGCCACATCAGAGGGAAACTGAGAAAGAAGGTCTGGATAAATACCTCAGACATTCTATTGGTTGGTCTTCAGGACTACCAGGATAATAAAGCTGATGTAATCTTAAAATACAATGCAGATGAGGCTAGAAATCTGAAGGCTTATGGCGAGCTTCCAgaatatgttaaaataaataaaactgaaatatttgaCCCTGGAGATGATGATGAAATCCAGTTTGAAGACATTGGAGATGATGAAGCCATTGATGATATCTAA